A single Fusobacterium hominis DNA region contains:
- the dusB gene encoding tRNA dihydrouridine synthase DusB — MIKIYIAPMAGVTDYTYRGILKEFNPDMLFTEMVSINAMECAMEKTLNVVLRLREGDSVQLFGKDIPKMVESAKFVEKLGVKHIDINSGCPMKKIVNNGYGSALMENPEHIRAMLSEVRSALNDDTGLSIKIRAGYKEFKNPVEIAKIAEETKCKHITVHGRTREQMYTGKADWSIIKAVKESVSIPVFGNGDIFTAQDAKERVEYSGVDGIMLARGVFGNPWLIRDIREYFEHGKILTPTTELDKIEMAIEHTKRTQIEHPERPFIYELRKHICWYLKGIRGSAPIKDKINHTDSYEEVIELLNMLKVAVMEEEGVE; from the coding sequence ATGATAAAAATATATATAGCTCCTATGGCAGGAGTTACTGATTATACATATAGGGGGATACTAAAAGAATTTAATCCAGACATGTTATTTACTGAAATGGTAAGTATTAATGCCATGGAATGTGCAATGGAAAAAACTTTAAATGTGGTATTAAGATTGAGAGAGGGAGATTCTGTTCAATTATTTGGAAAGGATATTCCTAAAATGGTTGAAAGTGCTAAATTTGTAGAAAAGTTAGGAGTAAAACATATCGATATTAACTCTGGTTGTCCAATGAAAAAGATTGTTAATAATGGATATGGATCAGCACTTATGGAAAATCCTGAACATATTAGAGCTATGCTATCAGAAGTAAGAAGTGCTTTAAATGATGATACAGGATTATCTATTAAAATAAGAGCAGGATACAAAGAGTTTAAAAATCCAGTTGAAATAGCTAAAATAGCAGAAGAAACAAAATGTAAGCACATAACTGTACATGGACGTACTCGTGAACAGATGTATACAGGAAAAGCCGATTGGAGTATTATAAAAGCAGTAAAAGAAAGTGTTTCTATTCCTGTATTTGGAAATGGAGATATTTTTACAGCTCAAGATGCAAAAGAAAGAGTTGAATATTCAGGAGTAGATGGAATAATGTTGGCAAGAGGAGTATTTGGAAATCCGTGGCTTATAAGAGATATCAGAGAATATTTTGAACATGGAAAAATTCTTACTCCAACAACAGAATTAGATAAAATAGAGATGGCTATTGAGCATACTAAGAGAACTCAAATAGAGCATCCTGAAAGACCTTTTATCTATGAACTTAGAAAACATATTTGTTGGTATTTAAAAGGAATAAGAGGATCGGCACCTATTAAAGATAAAATTAATCATACTGACAGTTATGAAGAAGTAATAGAACTTTTAAATATGTTAAAAGTTGCGGTAATGGAAGAAGAGGGAGTTGAATAG
- the mutS gene encoding DNA mismatch repair protein MutS → MAETPLMGQYRKIKSEYQDSILFFRLGDFYEMFFDDAVIASKELGLTLTSRNKEKDYEVPLAGIPYHSVASYIAKLVNKGYKIAICDQVEDPKTAKGIVKREVTRVITPGTIIDTEFLDEKSNNYLMGLKIRDNQGAIAYIDITTGEFKATEIEGEDIVFKLLGEINKVSPKEIIMDEKTYDLFAEEFKKHSALQDIKFTKVLDKKKTEEYLKEYFNVVSLESYGLKDKKNAISIAAIALDYVVDLQKGKELPIEKISYINEHEVMELNITTQRNLDIIDNFRDKSGTGTLLWVMDECMTSMGSRLLKKFIKSPTLNLTEIKNRQNDVKYFIDNVLVREEVREKLKDIYDIERIIGKLVLETENGRDLIALKNSIKKSLEILKILNGHEIFQIDIKVLVEIYNLIEETIIDEPPFSIREGGVIRNGFNSDLDDLRAISKDGKNYILELETTEREKTGIKGLKIKYNKVFGYFIEVTKANSHLVPDYYIRKQTLANAERYIVPDLKEYEEKVLNAKDKIQNLEYYLFKEISGKVKSYRGILQDLAYKISYLDVITDFAHIAIKNSYIQPEVNEGEEIEIIAGRHPVVEKLIPVGKFIKNNIVFDDKREIIILTGPNMSGKSTYMKQTALIIIMAHTGSYVPANYARIGLVDKIFTRVGAADDLVSGQSTFMLEMSEVANIVNNATDKSFIILDEIGRGTSTFDGISIATAITEYIHEKIGAKTIFATHYHELTQLESRLEKAENFRIEVKENEKEIIFLREIVKGGADKSYGIEVARLAGLPKEILDRSKSVLKKLEERREIIEKKVGGEQLLLFCNVNENSEDENNHEENLKGKELTKEQKIVMRVLETTDVDKMTPLEALMKLNELKKILSGS, encoded by the coding sequence ATGGCGGAAACTCCATTGATGGGGCAGTACAGGAAAATAAAGTCTGAGTACCAAGATAGTATTTTATTTTTTAGACTTGGAGACTTTTATGAGATGTTTTTTGATGATGCTGTAATAGCTTCAAAAGAACTTGGTCTTACGTTGACAAGTAGAAATAAAGAAAAAGATTATGAGGTTCCGTTAGCTGGAATACCATATCATTCTGTAGCTTCATATATAGCAAAACTTGTAAACAAGGGATATAAAATAGCTATATGTGATCAAGTAGAAGATCCAAAAACAGCAAAAGGAATAGTAAAAAGAGAAGTAACTAGAGTAATTACACCGGGAACTATAATTGACACTGAATTTTTAGATGAGAAAAGTAACAATTATTTGATGGGATTAAAAATAAGAGATAATCAAGGTGCTATAGCATATATTGATATTACTACTGGTGAGTTTAAAGCAACAGAAATAGAAGGAGAAGATATAGTTTTTAAACTTTTAGGTGAAATAAATAAAGTATCTCCTAAAGAGATAATAATGGATGAAAAAACTTATGATCTGTTTGCTGAAGAATTTAAAAAACATAGTGCTTTACAAGATATAAAGTTTACAAAAGTTTTAGATAAAAAGAAAACAGAAGAATATTTAAAGGAATATTTTAATGTTGTATCATTAGAGAGTTATGGATTAAAAGATAAAAAAAATGCAATTTCAATAGCAGCAATAGCTTTAGATTATGTAGTTGACTTGCAAAAAGGTAAAGAATTACCAATAGAAAAAATTTCTTATATAAATGAGCATGAAGTAATGGAACTTAATATCACTACTCAAAGAAATTTAGATATAATAGACAATTTTAGAGATAAAAGTGGAACAGGGACATTATTGTGGGTTATGGATGAATGTATGACTTCTATGGGAAGCAGACTTTTAAAGAAGTTTATAAAAAGTCCAACTTTAAATTTAACTGAAATAAAAAACAGACAAAATGATGTAAAATACTTTATAGATAATGTTTTGGTAAGAGAAGAAGTAAGAGAAAAATTAAAAGATATCTATGACATTGAAAGAATAATTGGGAAATTAGTATTAGAAACAGAAAATGGAAGAGATTTAATTGCGTTAAAAAATTCAATAAAAAAATCTCTTGAAATTTTAAAAATATTAAATGGCCATGAAATATTTCAAATAGATATTAAAGTTTTAGTAGAAATTTACAATCTAATAGAAGAAACAATAATTGATGAGCCACCTTTTTCAATAAGAGAAGGTGGAGTTATTAGAAATGGTTTTAATAGTGATTTAGACGATTTAAGAGCTATTTCTAAAGATGGTAAAAATTATATTTTGGAGTTAGAAACTACTGAGAGAGAAAAAACTGGTATAAAAGGACTTAAAATAAAATATAACAAAGTATTTGGATATTTTATTGAAGTTACAAAGGCTAATTCTCATCTTGTTCCAGATTACTATATTAGAAAACAAACACTTGCTAATGCAGAAAGATATATTGTTCCTGATTTAAAAGAATATGAGGAAAAAGTATTAAATGCTAAAGATAAGATACAAAATTTAGAGTACTACTTATTTAAGGAAATTAGTGGTAAGGTAAAATCTTATAGAGGAATTTTACAAGACTTAGCTTATAAGATATCTTATCTTGATGTAATTACAGACTTTGCTCATATTGCAATTAAAAATTCATATATTCAACCTGAAGTTAATGAGGGAGAGGAAATAGAAATAATTGCAGGTAGACATCCAGTTGTAGAAAAATTAATTCCTGTTGGAAAGTTTATAAAAAATAATATTGTATTTGATGATAAAAGAGAAATAATTATTCTAACAGGTCCTAACATGTCTGGTAAATCAACTTACATGAAGCAAACAGCACTTATTATAATAATGGCACATACGGGATCATATGTTCCTGCTAACTATGCCAGAATAGGTTTAGTAGATAAAATTTTTACCAGAGTTGGAGCAGCAGATGACTTAGTAAGTGGACAGTCAACATTTATGTTAGAAATGAGTGAAGTTGCAAATATAGTAAATAATGCAACAGATAAATCTTTTATAATCTTAGATGAAATAGGAAGAGGAACATCAACATTTGATGGGATATCAATAGCAACAGCAATAACTGAGTATATACATGAAAAAATAGGAGCTAAAACAATTTTTGCAACTCATTATCACGAATTAACACAACTTGAATCAAGACTTGAAAAAGCTGAAAATTTCAGAATAGAAGTAAAAGAAAATGAAAAGGAAATAATTTTTTTAAGAGAGATAGTAAAAGGTGGAGCAGATAAGTCTTATGGAATAGAAGTTGCAAGACTTGCTGGTCTTCCAAAAGAGATTTTAGATAGATCTAAATCTGTTTTAAAAAAACTTGAAGAGAGAAGAGAAATTATTGAGAAAAAAGTTGGAGGTGAACAGCTTCTTCTTTTCTGCAATGTTAATGAAAATTCAGAAGATGAAAATAATCATGAAGAAAATCTAAAAGGTAAAGAACTAACTAAAGAGCAAAAGATAGTTATGAGAGTTTTAGAGACAACAGATGTTGATAAAATGACACCGTTAGAAGCATTGATGAAATTGAACGAATTGAAAAAAATATTGAGTGGGAGTTAG
- the lptC gene encoding LPS export ABC transporter periplasmic protein LptC, giving the protein MKKKVIYIAILIIILILGYLNYFADDKEIDGSHQVVETTNVTYTNDDYVVEAQKQKDYVSQNETGFEKAKAKVNEMLLSGDNVFIDKVRNLALKNNILGISPNGWKFKAQEADYFKAQDEIKSTTGVVAENEERGIKISGQNFTTNSKMSYIKLEKDVVLENASIALKGDKGDYDDITKIVNLMDNITLEGRGKEQGLLSGNFKTLKYNMQTKVLTAWEPFDVIYKGIKLSADDLYMKEDDESLKITKNVKLYADGFDISLESIDKAPNSNILNLNGKIEGTNGVYSFVADAGKYNTETKILEVSGNIKASSKNGELLLADKVIYNTVDETIFVLSSDEVNYKSPRGNLVTKSFTYDMKTGEIVTDSSFVFNGPEYESEGKKLYYNNLTKDMKLTQGYIIDKVKKQKVSGNEIFHNRLTRDTIITGNAYMEDTTYALSGDKIDHKGKENMTVIPGNYTVTYLKDGSVFKGQNAEYNGTTYEFSSKGSVVGEGKNYIVYGENLEYNSNTGFGKFNSKVVIENPKDNIKVTGDNFTFQNQKYMELSGNLILETDKFIAKSEKGTYNFKDEKIYIPSEIVLDSKDGKTHGTVKNGEYSTKNSVFYGKSFKGNSDDSNITSNVIKYFSKDEKILFSGNVIMKNPDSTIKDENVEYYPNEEKVKLIGKYIIYYGDFTVNGIDGVLNNTTGLLNGDKTIITSSSGDRFEADKVDGNLKDLVIDFTGNIKGHIVSQGEITDFTGNYARLYFRHGEKYELLRSEIRNNAVVIQKDRTLYSDYIEIDALRKLAYSKDNSKLVIKDKNGTTVVTSDAAEMNMNNDTAVLVGNVRIDNENSEQGTTIITAKKAFIDQKNNTMDLTGNVKIENKESIVEADRGIYNMQTKKINASGNVYVNYKN; this is encoded by the coding sequence ATGAAGAAGAAAGTAATCTATATAGCTATATTAATAATAATATTAATTTTGGGGTATTTAAATTATTTTGCTGATGATAAAGAAATTGATGGATCACATCAAGTTGTTGAAACTACAAATGTTACATATACTAATGATGACTATGTAGTAGAAGCACAAAAGCAAAAAGATTATGTTTCACAAAATGAGACTGGATTTGAAAAGGCAAAAGCAAAAGTAAATGAAATGTTATTGAGTGGAGATAATGTTTTTATTGATAAAGTTAGAAATCTTGCTTTAAAAAATAATATTTTAGGAATAAGTCCAAATGGTTGGAAATTTAAAGCACAAGAAGCTGATTATTTTAAAGCACAAGATGAAATAAAATCTACTACTGGAGTAGTGGCTGAAAATGAAGAAAGAGGAATAAAAATTTCTGGACAAAACTTTACTACTAACTCAAAAATGAGTTATATAAAGCTTGAAAAAGATGTTGTTCTTGAAAATGCTAGTATAGCTTTAAAAGGTGATAAAGGGGACTATGACGATATAACTAAAATTGTAAATTTAATGGATAATATTACACTTGAAGGACGTGGAAAAGAACAAGGACTTTTAAGTGGAAATTTTAAAACATTAAAATATAATATGCAAACTAAAGTTTTAACAGCATGGGAACCTTTTGATGTGATTTACAAAGGTATAAAGCTTAGTGCAGATGATTTATACATGAAAGAGGACGATGAGAGTTTAAAAATTACTAAAAATGTAAAATTATATGCAGATGGTTTTGATATTTCATTAGAGAGTATAGATAAGGCTCCAAATAGTAATATTTTAAATTTAAATGGGAAAATAGAAGGTACTAATGGAGTATATAGCTTTGTTGCTGATGCAGGAAAATATAATACTGAAACTAAAATTTTAGAAGTAAGTGGAAATATAAAAGCTTCTTCTAAAAATGGAGAGTTATTGCTTGCAGATAAAGTTATTTATAACACTGTAGATGAAACAATTTTTGTATTATCTTCTGATGAAGTAAATTATAAGTCACCTAGAGGAAATTTAGTTACTAAGTCGTTTACTTATGACATGAAAACAGGCGAAATTGTAACTGATAGCTCTTTTGTATTTAATGGTCCAGAATATGAAAGTGAAGGTAAAAAATTATATTATAACAATTTAACAAAAGATATGAAGTTAACACAGGGATATATCATTGATAAAGTAAAAAAACAAAAAGTTAGCGGAAATGAAATATTTCATAATAGATTGACTCGTGATACAATAATTACTGGAAATGCTTATATGGAAGACACAACTTATGCATTGTCTGGAGATAAGATAGATCATAAAGGGAAAGAAAATATGACAGTTATTCCAGGAAATTATACAGTTACTTATTTAAAAGATGGAAGTGTATTTAAAGGACAAAATGCAGAATATAATGGTACTACATATGAATTTTCAAGTAAAGGTTCTGTAGTTGGTGAAGGAAAAAATTATATTGTCTATGGAGAAAATTTAGAATATAACAGTAATACTGGCTTTGGAAAATTTAATAGTAAAGTTGTAATAGAAAATCCAAAAGATAACATAAAAGTAACAGGAGATAATTTTACATTCCAAAATCAAAAATATATGGAGCTTTCAGGAAATCTGATTTTAGAAACTGATAAGTTTATAGCAAAATCAGAAAAGGGAACATATAATTTTAAAGATGAAAAAATATATATCCCTAGTGAAATAGTATTAGATAGTAAAGATGGAAAAACTCATGGAACTGTTAAAAATGGTGAGTATTCTACTAAAAATAGTGTGTTTTATGGAAAGAGCTTCAAAGGAAATAGTGATGATAGCAATATAACAAGTAATGTAATAAAATATTTTTCAAAAGATGAGAAGATATTATTTTCAGGAAATGTTATAATGAAAAATCCAGATTCAACAATCAAAGATGAAAATGTTGAATATTATCCAAATGAAGAAAAAGTAAAATTAATAGGTAAATATATAATCTATTATGGTGATTTTACAGTAAATGGAATAGATGGAGTATTGAATAATACAACTGGTCTATTAAATGGAGATAAAACTATAATAACTTCTTCTAGTGGAGATAGATTTGAAGCAGATAAGGTAGATGGAAATTTAAAAGATCTTGTAATAGATTTTACTGGAAATATAAAAGGACATATTGTAAGTCAAGGAGAAATTACAGATTTTACAGGAAACTATGCTAGATTGTATTTTAGACATGGAGAAAAGTATGAACTTTTAAGAAGTGAAATTAGAAACAATGCTGTAGTTATCCAAAAAGATAGAACTTTATATTCTGATTATATAGAGATAGATGCTTTAAGAAAACTTGCTTATTCAAAAGATAACAGTAAACTTGTTATTAAAGATAAAAATGGTACAACTGTTGTAACTTCTGATGCAGCAGAAATGAATATGAATAATGATACAGCAGTGTTAGTTGGAAATGTAAGAATAGATAATGAAAACAGCGAGCAAGGAACAACTATAATAACAGCGAAAAAAGCTTTTATAGATCAAAAAAATAATACAATGGATCTAACTGGAAATGTAAAAATAGAAAATAAAGAATCTATAGTTGAAGCTGACAGAGGAATATAT